A stretch of the Ictidomys tridecemlineatus isolate mIctTri1 chromosome 5, mIctTri1.hap1, whole genome shotgun sequence genome encodes the following:
- the Gtsf1l gene encoding gametocyte-specific factor 1-like: MEPEALEICPYNPHHRIPLSRFQYHLASCRRKNPKKAKKMASCKYNACHVVPIKKLEEHEAACVNRSSVEEEDTLSPLKVSLPSSEPNDDPLQTFVPQKLVCESDTRESEREETNPQKILRPGE; encoded by the exons ATGGAGCCAGAAGCCTTAGAAATTTGCCCTTACAATCCTCACCACCGAATCCCACTCAGCAGATTCCAGTACCACCTGGCATCATGCAGGAGAAAGAACCCCAAGAAAGCCAAAAAGATGGCCAGCTGCAAATACAATGCCTGCCACGTGGTCCCCATCAAAAAGCTGGAGGAGCACGAGGCTGCCTGTGTCAACAGAAgctctgtggaggaggaggacaccCTGAGCCCTCTGAAAGTGAGTCTTCCGAGTTCAGAGCCAAACGATGACCCCCTGCAG ACTTTTGTTCCCCAAAAGCTTGTTTGTGAAAGTGACAcaagagagtcagagagagaggagaCCAACCCCCAGAAGATCCTCAGACCAGGAGAGTAA